The Aeromonas jandaei genomic interval ACGGCCAGATCGGCCATCTCTTCCAGATCTTCCAGCTTGTCGATGGCACCCAGGTTGAAGGCGGAGAGGGTGCACAGGGCGATCTCGCCGTTCTCGTCGTCGATGTTGTTGAGCGGCTTGGTCGGCAGCGCAATCTCGAGGCAGAGGTTGGACTGGCGTACCGGCGCCACGCTCGGATCAAACGGGCTGTGGGTGTTGCAGTGATCGACGTTCTGGATGTAGATGCGACCGGTACCGGCACGCTCCTGCATCATCAGGGAGAAGAGATCGACTGCCTTGAGGGTCTTCTTGCGAATGGCCGGATCCTGCTCGTACTTGACGTAGAGCTCTTCAAACTTGTCCTGATCGGCAAAGAAGGCATCGTACAGGCCCGGCGCATCGGACGGGGAGAACAGGGTGATGTCACCGCCCTTGATGAGGCGCTGATACATCAGCTTGTTGATCTGCACGCCGTAGTCCATGTGACGGACACGGTTCTCTTCGACGCCGCGGTTGTTCTTCAGTACCAGCAGGCTTTCCACTTCGGTGTGCCACAGCGGATAGAACAGGGTGGCCGCACCGCCGCGCACGCCGCCCTGAGAGCAGCACTTCACGGCAGTCTGGAAGTATTTGTAGAAGGGGATGCAACCGGTGTGGAACGCTTCGCCGCCACGGATCGGGCTGCCCAGACCGCGGATGCGACCAGCGTTGATGCCGATACCGGCGCGCTGGGAGACGTAACGCACGATGGAGCTGGCGGTGGCGTTGATGGAGTCCAGGCTGTCGTCGCACTCGATCAGTACGCAGGAGCTGAACTGACGGGTTGGGGTGCGCACGCCGCTCATGATCGGGGTCGGCAGGGAGATCTTGAAGGTCGAGATCGCATCATAGAAGCGCTTGATGTAGTCCAGACGGGTATCTTTCGGATACTTGGAGAAGAGGCAGGCCGCTACCAGGATGTAGAGGAACTGCGGGCTCTCGTAGATCTCGCCGGTGACGCGGTTTTGTACCAGATACTTGCCTTCCAGCTGCTTGACCGCCGCGTAGGAGAAGTTCATGTCGCGCCAGTGATCCATGTGCGCGTTCAGCTCTTCGAATTCGGCCTGGGTGTAATCTTCCAGCAGGTGTTTGTCGTACTTGCCCATGTCGACCAGACGAGCCACGTGCTGGTAGAGGTGGGGCGGTTCGAACTGGCCGTAGGCCTTCTTGCGCAGGTGGAAGATGGCCAGACGGGCAGCCATGTACTGGTAGTCCGGGGTCTGCTCGGAGATGAGGTCAGCCGTTGCCTTGATGATGGTTTCGTGAATGTCGGCGGTACGGATACCGTCATAGAACTGGATGTGGGACTTGAGCTCTACCTGGGAGACCGACACGTTGTCGAGACCCTCGGCGGCCCAGTCCAGCACGCGGTGAATTTTATCCAGATCGATGGGTTCTTTGTGTCCGTTACGCTTCGTCACAAACAAGTTCATTGGCTGATGACCTTTAGTTGATTCCCGAAAAACCATCGCACGCCACCCGGCTGCTGGCGGTCACAGGAGGACGGGCCGGTGCAGTTGTTGGGTAACTATTGTGCGATGAATCACAAGATATAGTGTTATTTTGATATCGAGCTACAAGATAGTGAGGTCGACTGCGCATTGCAATGTGTGGATAACTGGCTTGCTGTGGATAAATTGTGGGTGTTGTTGTCTCTGTTAGTGGTTGCTCACAGTGAGCGGGTTTTCATTCGTCCGCTTCGTCAAATGCAAGCCTCACGATCGAAGATGGAAAATTTAAATAACTTTTTTTGCTTGCGAAAAGGGGGCCTTTTTACTAGCAAACGCCTGCTGATTATCCCTTGCCCAACAAGGGACAAAAGCTGTCCAGCGCTCGGTTGTCACTGCAAAATGTGAAGCGCACTTTCTCGGTCTGCTTGCTGACAGTTGCCTCAGTGAAACGGGAGCAAGGTTGTCATATGGACTCTTTACGACGGTTAAAGTTGCCTTGGTGATCCACCTACGCTCTCTTCTCGTTAGCTGTCGGGGACAGGAGAGGGTCGTAAAAAAGGGCATCAACCCCTGATGCCCCAATCTTGCGACGTTACGACTGGCAGCTTCAGCCCAGCTCGTAGCGCAGCCAGTGATGCAGCGCCTGCACGGTATCAAAGTGCAGGTCGGCGCCCCACTCTGCGGGATTCTCGTTATCGTTGAGATAGCCCCAGCCAGCAACCGCAGTGCGCATGCCGGCGTTGCGGCCCGCTTCGATGTCGCGCACATGATCCCCCACATAGAGGCAGTGGCTCGCTTCGACCCCCAGCTTCTCGCAGGCAAAATACATGGGGGCAGGGTCGGGCTTGCGAACCGGCAGGGTATCGGCGCTGACGGTGACGCCGCAGCTGGCGAGCGCTGGCAGCGCCGCCAGCAGCGGCTCGGTGAGAAAGGCCGGCTTGTTGGTGACGATGCCCCAGGGCAGCTGCTTCTCGTCGAGCCACTCGATTAGATCCACCATCCCCTCATAGGGGCGGGTGCCAACGCAGAGATTGGCTGCGTAGTAGTCGAGCAGGGCATTGCGCAGGCGGGTGGCACCCAGCTCTTCCAGCAGATCATCGCCGAGCCCCGCCCTGAGCAGCCCGAGGGCGCCGTGGGAGGTGGTCTGGCGGATGATCTCGTCAGAAAGCGGCGCAAAGCCTTCGCTTATCAGCACGTGATTGACGGCGGCGCCCAGATCCGGCGCCGTGTCGAGCAGGGTGCCGTCCAGATCGAACAGCACGCAGCCAAGGGGCTGCGGGTGTGAGGTACTCATCAGCCGTGCTCCGGGCGGATGAACTCCACCATATAGTTGACGTCGACGTTGCGACCGAGCCGGAAGCTGTTGGAGAGTGGCGCATAGTGGACGCCGCTCATGTCGCGCACCAACAGGCCTGCGGCTTCACCCATGCGACACAGTTCGGCGGGCATGATGAACTTTTTATGGTCGTGAGTCCCCTTGGGCACCATCTTCATCAGGTACTCGGCGCCGAGTATCATCATCAGATAGGATTTGGGATTGCGATTGATGGTGGAGACGAACACCCGGCCACCCGGGCGTACCAGGGTCGCGATGGCGCGCAGTACCGAGGCAGGATCAGGTACGTGCTCGAGCATCTCCATGCAGGTGACCACGTCATACTGGCCAGGTGCTTCTTCAGCGTGTGCTTCGGCAGTGATCTGGCGGTACTCGAGCTCGACCCCCTGCTCCAGGGCGTGCAGGCGGGCGACGCCAAGGGGCTCCTTACCCATGTCGATACCGGTCACCTGTGCCCCGCGGCGCGCCATGCTCTCGGCGAGGATGCCGCCGCCGCAGCCGATGTCGAGCACGCGCTTGCCAAACAGGCCGCCGCTCTTGTTGGTTATCCAGTCAAGGCGCACCGGATTGATCTGGTGCAGGGGCTTGAACTCGCCCTCCATGTCCCACCAGCGAGAGGCGATGGCTTCAAATTTGGCGATTTCGGTCAGGTCGACATTGGCGTCACTGTTCATTTATCGAAGATCCTGTGGCAGGGCGCGCAGAGCGGGTGACTCGCGCGCAATCTATTGTCCTGGCGGGCATTATAACGGACGGACTTTGTCAAACCAGCCCGATTTGTGGCTTAAGGAATCCGCCTTGGTGTGTTACCATGTCGCGCTGTTTAAGCCAAAGAACAACTAATTAGGGATTAAGGCTTTCTATGAGCGATCTGGCCAGAGAGATCACGCCGGTCAACATCGAAGAAGAGCTCAAGAGTTCCTATCTTGATTACGCCATGAGCGTGATCGTAGGACGAGCTCTGCCGGATGTGCGTGATGGCTTGAAACCGGTTCACCGCCGCGTTCTGTATGCAATGAACGAGCTGGGGAACGACTGGAACAAGCCCTATAAAAAATCGGCCCGTGTGGTCGGTGACGTAATCGGTAAATATCACCCGCACGGCGATAGCGCTGTGTATGACACCATCGTCCGGATGGCGCAGGATTTCTCCATGCGCTACATGCTGGTCGATGGTCAGGGCAACTTCGGTTCGGTCGATGGCGACAGCGCCGCGGCCATGCGTTACACCGAAGTGCGGATGGCACGCATCTCCCACGAGCTGCTGGCCGATCTGGACAAAGAGACCGTGGACTGGGTGCCGAACTATGACGGCACCGAGATGATCCCGGCTGTCATGCCCACCAAGGTTCCCAATCTGCTGGTCAACGGCTCCTCCGGTATTGCGGTGGGCATGGCGACCAACATTCCGCCTCACAACCTCACCGAGATTGTCAACGGCTGCCTGGCGCTGATCGAAAACGGCGACCTCACCATTGACGAGCTGATGACCTACATCACCGGCCCGGATTTCCCCACTGGTGGCATTATCAACGGTCGTTCCGGTATCGTGCAGGCGTACCGTACCGGTCGTGGCTCCATCTATGTGCGGGCCAAGGCTGAAGTGGAAGTGGACGAGAAGACCAGTCGCGAGACCATCATCGTTCACGAAATTCCCTATCAGGTGAACAAGGCGCGTCTGATCGAGAAGATCGCCGAGCTGGTCAAAGACAAAAAGATCGAGGGCATCAGTGCCCTGCGCGACGAGTCCGACAAGGACGGTATGCGCATCGTTATCGAGATCAAGCGTGGCGAGTCCGGCGAGATTGTGCTGAACAATCTCTACAAGCACACCCAGATGCAGACCACGTTCGGCATCAACATGGTGGCGCTCGATAACAACCAACCCAAGGTGATGAACCTTAAAGAGATCCTGGATGCGTTCCTGCTGCACCGCCGCGAAGTGGTGACCCGCCGGACCGTGTTCGAACTGCGCAAGGCGCGGGATCGGGCGCACATCCTTGAAGGTCTGGCGGTTGCGCTGGCCAACATCGACCCGGTTATCGAACTGATCCGTCACAGTGCCACCCCGGCTGACGCGAAAGCGGGCCTGGTTGCCAAGGGCTGGGAGCTCGGCAACGTCGCTGCCATGCTGGAAAAAGCCGGTGACGATGCGGCGCGCCCCGAGTGGCTGGAGCCCGAGTTTGGCATTCGCGACGGTTACTACTACCTGACCGAGCAGCAGGCACAGGCCATCCTTGACCTGCGTCTGCACAAGCTGACCGGCCTTGAGCACGAAAAGATCCTGGAAGAGTATCAGGAGCTGCTGGATCTCATCGCCGAGCTGCTGCACATCCTGGCGAGCCCGGTTCGTCTGATGGAAGTGATCCGCGATGAGCTGCTGGCCGTGCGCGACCAGTATGGCGACGAGCGTCGTACCGAAATCAGCATGTCCAGTGCCGAGATCAACATCGAAGACCTGATCACTCCGGAAGACGTGGTGGTGACTCTGTCCCACCAGGGTTACGTGAAGTATCAGCCGCTCTCCGATTACGAAGCTCAGCGCCGTGGCGGCAAAGGCAAGTCCGCGACCCGGATCAAGGAAGAGGACTTCGTTGAGCGTCTGCTGGTGGCCAACACCCACGACACCATTCTGTGCTTCTCTACCCGCGGCAAGGTCTACTGGCTCAAGGTTTATCAGCTGCCGGAAGCGTCCCGTGGCGCCCGTGGTCGTCCCATCATCAACCTGCTGCCGCTGGAAGAGGGTGAGCGCATCACCGCCATTCTGCCGGTCAAGGAGTATGATGCCGAGAAGTACGTCTTCTTCGCGACCGCCAACGGTACCGTGAAGAAGACCAGCCTCTCCGACTTCAGCCGTCCGCTCTCCTCCGGTATCCGTGCCATCAACCTCAAAGAGGGTGATGAGCTGATCGGGGTGGATATCACCGACGGCAGCAACGAGATCATGCTCTTCTCCGATGCGGGCAAGGTTGTTCGCTTCAATGAGGGCAGCGGTCGCGCCGATGCGGATGCCAGCGATGAGGTCGAAACCGACGACGATGCCGGCAACGACGATGATGGCAGCGATAACGGCGAAGGCACTGAAAGCAAGGGTACCTTCAAGGGCGTGCGTCCGATGGGCCGTACCGCCGCCGGTGTCCGTGGTATCAAGCTGGCTGCTGGCGACAAGGTGGTTTCCCTTATCGTTCCGCGCGGCGAAGGTGCCATCCTCACCGCTACCGAGAACGGTTACGGCAAGCGTACCGCACTCGATGAGTACCCGACCAAGAGCCGTGGTACCCAGGGCGTTATCTCCATCAAGGTGGACGATCGCAACGGCAAGGTCATCGATGCCATCCAGGTTGAAGAGACCGATCAGATCATGCTGATCACCAACGGCGGCACTCTGGTGCGTACCCGTGTGGCCGAGGTGAGCATTATCGGTCGCAACACCGGTGGTGTGCGTCTGATCCGTACCGGTGAAGACGAAACCGTCGTCGGTTTGCAGCGCATCGCCGAAAGCGATGAAGACGAGAACGATGCAGTGGTTGCTGAGGGTGAGGTGTCCGAAGGCACTGATTCCGCAGCAGACGCCGCCGGTTCCGTTGATGGCGAGGCGGGCGACGAGTAATCGTTCCCCCCTTGCTGCAGCAGATAAAAAGAGCGACCTTGCGGTCGCTCTTTTATTTTCTTCGTTTGGATGTTTTCTTCACTTTGGCCCGAGATGCCGGGGCATCATCATTACTCCTGCAGCCACATTCTGGCGCTGCGAGCAGGGATCGCCAGCCGTACCCACTGGCTCTGCACCTTGACCACCGCATTCTGATCGAGCACATCCCGGTAGTTGCGATACCAGTTCATCTCGTACTTGGCGGTATCGAGCCAGTACTCCTGCTCCTGCCCGCATTTGTTGATACCAACCAGCCCCTGTTTGCCGCGTTTGAACAGTACGAAACAGTTGTCGCTGCCGATCAGCTGCATCGGTTGGCCCTGAACCGCATTGTGGAAGCGGATCATCCCCTTGAGATCGGCGCGCAGGTAGTAGTCCTGCCAGCGCAAGCCATCCTTGTCTCGGGTTTCGCCATGATCGGAGTAGACCAGTGGCGAGCCACCATCGCGCCCGAGCAGGTAGGCATAGGCCAGCGACTCGTCTGTCTGGTTCAGGATCTGGTAGCGGAAGCCGTCATTGGTGGGGATGTCGTGGGTGACCGCGAAGGTGACCGCACGGCTGCCAGGCAGTGCCTGACCATAAGCACTCGGATCGGCCAGCAGGTTCATGCTGCCACCGTAACTGAAGGCGCCGCGCAGGGAAGCAAAGAGCGGGAAGTCGTAGGCGCCCTGACCGCTACTGTCGAGGTAGGGCTTGAGGAAGTTTTCATAGTCGCTGTTGCCGGCGCCCCCCGTGGTGATCACCTCGCCAAAGACGTGCATCCCCTGTTTGATTTCGGGAGTGAAGATGGCGTTGATCTGGTAATCACTCATGTGCTTGACCGCATCGACCCGAAAGCCTTTGATCCCCATCCCCTTGAGTGCCTGCAGGTAGGCCTGCTGTTGGCTCACCACCCAGTTGTTGGGGTCAAGATCCGGCAAGCCCTTGTCACCGGGTCCGCCGCACAGCCGCCAGTACTGGACATGGCCCGGATTGTTCCAGTCGGTGATGCACCCTTCCGGATGAAAATCCTGACCGGAGAGGAAGTTTTGCCCCAGATCGCCAAACAGTTTCTGCCGCTCGAAGTAGCCGGGGTTGCTGGCGTAGCTCTGCAGCAGCTCGTTGCCGGGATAGTTGAGATCGCTGCGCTTCCAGCTTTCGTTGGCCATGTGGTTGAGCACCACATCGGCGTAGACGGCGATGCCCCGCGCCTTCATGGCGGCGATCAGCTGCTCGAGATCCTGCTTGTTGCCAAGGGGGGAGTCGACAAGGCGCAGATCCTGGGGTTGGTAACGGGCCCACCACTCGTTGCCCGAAGACTTCAGTGGCGGTGAGATGAGCACCTGTTTATAGCCGGCACTCTTGATGAGATCAGCTTTGGCAGTCACTTCACTGTACTTCCAGTTGAAGGCGTGCAGTATGACATCGGCGTGCGCCAAGGGGGCGATCAGCGTACCTGCGATCGCCAGCATTCCCGCTG includes:
- the nrdA gene encoding class 1a ribonucleoside-diphosphate reductase subunit alpha, with the protein product MNLFVTKRNGHKEPIDLDKIHRVLDWAAEGLDNVSVSQVELKSHIQFYDGIRTADIHETIIKATADLISEQTPDYQYMAARLAIFHLRKKAYGQFEPPHLYQHVARLVDMGKYDKHLLEDYTQAEFEELNAHMDHWRDMNFSYAAVKQLEGKYLVQNRVTGEIYESPQFLYILVAACLFSKYPKDTRLDYIKRFYDAISTFKISLPTPIMSGVRTPTRQFSSCVLIECDDSLDSINATASSIVRYVSQRAGIGINAGRIRGLGSPIRGGEAFHTGCIPFYKYFQTAVKCCSQGGVRGGAATLFYPLWHTEVESLLVLKNNRGVEENRVRHMDYGVQINKLMYQRLIKGGDITLFSPSDAPGLYDAFFADQDKFEELYVKYEQDPAIRKKTLKAVDLFSLMMQERAGTGRIYIQNVDHCNTHSPFDPSVAPVRQSNLCLEIALPTKPLNNIDDENGEIALCTLSAFNLGAIDKLEDLEEMADLAVRALDALLDYQDYPIAAAKRGSMGRRTLGIGVINYAYYLAKNGARYSDGSGLALTHRTFEAIQYYLLKASVQLAREFGPCPLFGETTYAQGILPIDTYKKDLDALCNEQLHLDWESLREEIKSVGLRNSTLTALMPSETSSQISNATNGIEPPRGLVSVKASKDGILKQVVPEYDRLKDQYELLWKQPSVDGYLQLVGIMQKFVDQAISANTNYDPARFEGNKVPMKQLLKDLLTAYKYGLKTLYYHNTRDGADDAQTDLQDDGCAGGACKI
- a CDS encoding HAD family hydrolase, whose protein sequence is MSTSHPQPLGCVLFDLDGTLLDTAPDLGAAVNHVLISEGFAPLSDEIIRQTTSHGALGLLRAGLGDDLLEELGATRLRNALLDYYAANLCVGTRPYEGMVDLIEWLDEKQLPWGIVTNKPAFLTEPLLAALPALASCGVTVSADTLPVRKPDPAPMYFACEKLGVEASHCLYVGDHVRDIEAGRNAGMRTAVAGWGYLNDNENPAEWGADLHFDTVQALHHWLRYELG
- the ubiG gene encoding bifunctional 2-polyprenyl-6-hydroxyphenol methylase/3-demethylubiquinol 3-O-methyltransferase UbiG → MNSDANVDLTEIAKFEAIASRWWDMEGEFKPLHQINPVRLDWITNKSGGLFGKRVLDIGCGGGILAESMARRGAQVTGIDMGKEPLGVARLHALEQGVELEYRQITAEAHAEEAPGQYDVVTCMEMLEHVPDPASVLRAIATLVRPGGRVFVSTINRNPKSYLMMILGAEYLMKMVPKGTHDHKKFIMPAELCRMGEAAGLLVRDMSGVHYAPLSNSFRLGRNVDVNYMVEFIRPEHG
- the gyrA gene encoding DNA topoisomerase (ATP-hydrolyzing) subunit A, producing MSDLAREITPVNIEEELKSSYLDYAMSVIVGRALPDVRDGLKPVHRRVLYAMNELGNDWNKPYKKSARVVGDVIGKYHPHGDSAVYDTIVRMAQDFSMRYMLVDGQGNFGSVDGDSAAAMRYTEVRMARISHELLADLDKETVDWVPNYDGTEMIPAVMPTKVPNLLVNGSSGIAVGMATNIPPHNLTEIVNGCLALIENGDLTIDELMTYITGPDFPTGGIINGRSGIVQAYRTGRGSIYVRAKAEVEVDEKTSRETIIVHEIPYQVNKARLIEKIAELVKDKKIEGISALRDESDKDGMRIVIEIKRGESGEIVLNNLYKHTQMQTTFGINMVALDNNQPKVMNLKEILDAFLLHRREVVTRRTVFELRKARDRAHILEGLAVALANIDPVIELIRHSATPADAKAGLVAKGWELGNVAAMLEKAGDDAARPEWLEPEFGIRDGYYYLTEQQAQAILDLRLHKLTGLEHEKILEEYQELLDLIAELLHILASPVRLMEVIRDELLAVRDQYGDERRTEISMSSAEINIEDLITPEDVVVTLSHQGYVKYQPLSDYEAQRRGGKGKSATRIKEEDFVERLLVANTHDTILCFSTRGKVYWLKVYQLPEASRGARGRPIINLLPLEEGERITAILPVKEYDAEKYVFFATANGTVKKTSLSDFSRPLSSGIRAINLKEGDELIGVDITDGSNEIMLFSDAGKVVRFNEGSGRADADASDEVETDDDAGNDDDGSDNGEGTESKGTFKGVRPMGRTAAGVRGIKLAAGDKVVSLIVPRGEGAILTATENGYGKRTALDEYPTKSRGTQGVISIKVDDRNGKVIDAIQVEETDQIMLITNGGTLVRTRVAEVSIIGRNTGGVRLIRTGEDETVVGLQRIAESDEDENDAVVAEGEVSEGTDSAADAAGSVDGEAGDE
- a CDS encoding alpha-amylase family protein, translating into MKHTAGMLAIAGTLIAPLAHADVILHAFNWKYSEVTAKADLIKSAGYKQVLISPPLKSSGNEWWARYQPQDLRLVDSPLGNKQDLEQLIAAMKARGIAVYADVVLNHMANESWKRSDLNYPGNELLQSYASNPGYFERQKLFGDLGQNFLSGQDFHPEGCITDWNNPGHVQYWRLCGGPGDKGLPDLDPNNWVVSQQQAYLQALKGMGIKGFRVDAVKHMSDYQINAIFTPEIKQGMHVFGEVITTGGAGNSDYENFLKPYLDSSGQGAYDFPLFASLRGAFSYGGSMNLLADPSAYGQALPGSRAVTFAVTHDIPTNDGFRYQILNQTDESLAYAYLLGRDGGSPLVYSDHGETRDKDGLRWQDYYLRADLKGMIRFHNAVQGQPMQLIGSDNCFVLFKRGKQGLVGINKCGQEQEYWLDTAKYEMNWYRNYRDVLDQNAVVKVQSQWVRLAIPARSARMWLQE